The following are from one region of the Lentimicrobiaceae bacterium genome:
- a CDS encoding DUF4271 domain-containing protein — MRSAEHQTTYTNFYLQPVAKKQEVKHDSISSYAGYLADSLNPVKPADKFKFELKEIVFQEDSTSAIPIGPVYDKSSIFKTTAHLSQQITPTVRHQPSDDWLTATFLVCLIILAWVRYYYSRRIKQLFKATIAKHNVNQLIREGNVTNERITPALAFVYIASITTVIYQFGSGYLSEIIGITNIFRIYYIIFGAVVSFWMAKVLLVKAMGSLFRTRHEAAEYILTSLIFNLATGIIAFPLTVAGYYSGSTIITYLAVAVFITGLVFRFLRSISISFTSQTFSLVYLFLYLCTLEILPVLILFKIITTSD; from the coding sequence ATGAGAAGCGCAGAGCACCAAACCACTTATACCAATTTCTATTTACAACCTGTTGCAAAAAAACAGGAAGTAAAGCATGATTCTATCTCAAGCTATGCCGGTTATCTGGCAGACAGCCTGAATCCGGTGAAGCCGGCAGATAAATTTAAGTTTGAACTTAAAGAAATTGTTTTTCAGGAAGACAGCACAAGCGCCATTCCAATTGGCCCCGTATACGACAAAAGCTCAATTTTTAAAACCACAGCCCACTTATCTCAACAAATCACCCCGACAGTAAGGCATCAACCCAGCGATGACTGGCTGACGGCAACATTCCTGGTTTGTCTGATTATTTTAGCATGGGTCAGATACTACTACTCGCGTCGGATTAAACAACTATTTAAGGCAACAATCGCCAAGCACAATGTAAACCAGCTTATCAGGGAAGGCAATGTAACCAACGAAAGAATTACGCCGGCACTTGCCTTTGTTTACATAGCCAGCATAACAACTGTAATTTATCAGTTCGGTTCGGGATACCTCAGCGAAATTATTGGGATAACAAATATTTTCAGGATTTATTATATAATTTTTGGAGCAGTAGTTTCTTTCTGGATGGCCAAAGTTTTACTGGTAAAAGCCATGGGCAGCCTTTTCAGAACCAGACATGAAGCAGCTGAATATATACTTACCAGCCTCATATTCAACCTTGCAACCGGCATTATTGCGTTTCCTTTGACCGTCGCAGGTTATTATTCCGGAAGTACAATTATTACCTATCTGGCAGTTGCAGTATTTATAACAGGACTTGTTTTCCGATTTTTAAGAAGTATTTCTATAAGCTTCACCTCGCAAACGTTTTCGCTTGTTTATTTATTTTTGTATCTTTGCACCCTCGAAATTTTACCGGTACTAATATTATTCAAAATAATAACAACTTCTGATTAA
- the rnpA gene encoding ribonuclease P protein component — protein sequence MQTFRKQEHLCNISDIDRLFKTGNAVFKYPVKMLWLPTDCEKTPCIKVLLSVPKRNFRHAVDRNKIKRLLRECYRKNKYIAMEGLNGKSCHLAFIYAGKEIVDINSLEPIIIQLLQRLVSAHEKTTG from the coding sequence ATGCAAACATTTAGAAAGCAGGAGCATTTGTGTAATATATCAGACATCGACAGGCTTTTTAAAACCGGAAATGCTGTTTTTAAATACCCGGTCAAAATGCTTTGGCTGCCAACGGATTGCGAAAAAACTCCATGCATCAAAGTGTTGCTATCTGTCCCTAAACGGAATTTCAGGCATGCTGTTGACCGTAACAAAATCAAGCGCCTGCTGAGAGAATGTTATCGAAAAAATAAGTATATTGCTATGGAAGGCCTGAATGGCAAAAGCTGCCATCTGGCCTTCATTTATGCGGGCAAAGAAATTGTAGATATCAATTCGCTTGAACCTATAATAATTCAGCTATTACAGCGTTTAGTTTCTGCACATGAAAAAACTACTGGCTAA
- the yidD gene encoding membrane protein insertion efficiency factor YidD: MKKLLANILIGIIRLYQGAISPYLPPSCRYTPTCSAYGVEAIKKHGPFKGGWLTIKRVLSCHPWGGSGYDPVP; encoded by the coding sequence ATGAAAAAACTACTGGCTAACATTTTGATTGGTATCATCAGGTTGTATCAGGGGGCCATTTCTCCTTATTTACCTCCATCGTGTCGTTACACACCAACTTGTTCTGCCTATGGAGTTGAGGCTATAAAAAAACACGGGCCTTTTAAAGGAGGCTGGCTTACTATAAAAAGAGTGCTATCATGTCATCCCTGGGGAGGCAGTGGTTATGACCCTGTCCCCTGA
- a CDS encoding uroporphyrinogen-III synthase, with protein MKIKNVLISQPKPAELEKSPYGDIIKKYCLNLDFHKFFKIEGLSSIEFRKENKVRLSDYTAVIFTSKHGVDNFFRLAGELRTDIPETMKYFCASEATAYYLQKYIQYRKRKIFFSKLELNELVDIIRKHKTEKYLLPCNEEHNNELSDLLDIHKINYSKAIMYRTVSSDMTFLDVNKYELMVFFSPSGIKSLFKSFPDFKQGEKAIGVFGQTTALAAREAGLTITIEAPTPTAPSMSKAIEQFLAVNNKSK; from the coding sequence TTGAAAATCAAGAACGTACTTATTTCGCAGCCTAAACCGGCCGAACTGGAGAAATCACCTTATGGGGATATCATAAAGAAATACTGCCTGAACCTGGATTTTCACAAATTCTTCAAGATTGAGGGTCTTAGTTCAATAGAATTCAGAAAAGAAAACAAAGTTCGTTTATCTGACTATACAGCTGTTATTTTCACCAGTAAGCATGGTGTTGATAATTTCTTCAGGTTAGCAGGGGAATTAAGAACCGACATACCCGAGACCATGAAATATTTCTGCGCCTCGGAAGCAACGGCTTATTACCTGCAGAAATACATCCAATACAGAAAACGGAAAATTTTCTTCAGTAAACTTGAGCTCAATGAGCTGGTCGACATTATCAGAAAGCATAAAACTGAGAAGTATTTGCTTCCATGCAATGAAGAGCATAACAACGAGTTGTCTGATTTACTCGACATACACAAGATCAATTACTCGAAAGCCATTATGTATCGCACCGTTTCGAGTGATATGACATTTCTTGATGTAAACAAATATGAATTGATGGTATTTTTCAGCCCTTCTGGCATTAAATCGCTGTTTAAGAGCTTTCCTGATTTTAAACAAGGCGAAAAAGCCATTGGTGTATTCGGACAAACAACAGCCCTGGCTGCGCGTGAAGCCGGCTTAACCATCACCATTGAGGCCCCTACTCCTACTGCTCCTTCAATGTCAAAAGCAATTGAACAGTTTCTGGCTGTAAATAATAAAAGCAAATAA